ACGAGAATGCCGGCAATCAGCGCTACAGCCATTGACCGGGCTATTCGAGGGCTGCCCGGCGTGCGAGACGGGCGCAGACGACCATGAGGCCGTGCGGGCGCTTCGGTGAATGCGCTGAGCAGGGCCCGGATTCGTGGGATGGCGTTGCGCTGGGCACCGTCCGTCGGAGCGCAGTCTCCCAACGCCCGTGTCCGTCGAATCGGGGCAACATGAGGTACTGGGACCGGCTGTCGACCAGTCGGGAACCGGGAAGGGGACCGTGGCGGTCTACCGGCAGGCTGGCCTGGTAGACCGGCGGGGGCGGCCGCGTGCAGTCTCGGTCAGGACTTGACTCGGTCGGGTGCTGCGATCAGGTAGCTCCCGTACGCGACGAGCCACAAGACGATCGGGTAGGCGTTCCACCGTTCGATGCCGCCCTCTCCGAGCTGTGCCACCGGCGCCCAATCGAGGAGGAAGATGCCTAACGCGATGGCCACCAACGAGATCGCCCCGAGCAGTATCCACAAGATTCGGAATGGATGCTCCGTCTCACGCGCAGAGAGGATTACGGCGATACCGCCGGAGAAGAAAGCGGTCATCGCGAATACCGTGTGCGGGCCGGGATGGGTCAGCGGGAAGATCCCCACGCCCAACACACCGGTGCCGAGCAGCGCGGTGAAGATGCTGGCGGCTTTCGGTCCGGCCGCCCGGTACATCCACCACGCACCGGCCAGGATCAGCACTCCGGTAAGGAGCATGGTGCCATCGAAGATGGCTGCGGACGGCTGGGTGACGACACTGTCCGGAGGCTCCGAGGCGCCGAGGTGGCTCAAAGTGTCGGCGTGCGTGGTGTAGGCCCCGTCGAACAGAGCCTCGGCGGTGATGCTGCCCATCAGGACGCCGATGCCGGCGAGGGTCAGGCATAGGCCGCTGAGCCTTGATGCCCTGGCCTGGCCCGGTCGCGCCGACAGGCTCGCCGCCGCTGGTGCTTCGGGAACCTCGGACGCTGTTGTCATCTCTACCGCTCTCCTCGCTCCTGCGGTTCGAGCTCTCCTCTCAACGCTCTGCCGAGAGTGAGACCGTCGGTAGGGCCGAACGTCCCGACACGCGGTAGCGAACCAGTCGGCAAACGGGAGACGGCGAGCCGGGCTGGTTCGAGCAGGTGTTACGGGGCCGGCGCAGCAGCCCCGGGCGCCACGAGAGGAGGTTCGAAACAGCCCTGGAGGTAATCGATTGGCGTGTAGCAGCCGGCGTCGTTGAGCCAGGAAGTGTCCTGTAAGTCTCCCGCTGCGGGCGCACCTGTTCGCAGAACTGCGTACAGGCGATCGCGGTGGACGTCGCACGCCTGAACAGCGCGGTCAGGTCACCGGCGGCACGATGGCCGGGTTCCACGGGCGGCAGGACACCCCGGATTCGGCGGCGATGGGAGCCCGATCACCGGATGACCGGTCAGGGCATGTCGTGCAGACGTTGGAACAGTCGATGGCCCTGCCATCGGCCGGTGATCTTCATGTAGGCGGGTGCGGTTCCGTACTCGAGTAAGCCGTTCTTGCGCAGACGGCTTCGGAGGCGGCGTTGTGCACCAGGATCTCCGCCTGCATGCGGTGCAGCTGGAGCTGATCGAATGCCAACCCGACCGCCTGCGCGACGGCGGCGGTCGCGAAGCCGCGGCCGGTATGCGCGGCGCCGACCCAGTAGCCGATCGACGCCGATTGGAGTGCGCCGCGGATGATGGGCTCAGGTTGACCTGGCCGACGAGCTCGTTGGCATGGTTCACGATTGGCCAGCGAGAGGCTGCGTCCTGCCGCCTCCTCGGTCAAGGCCATGTCGATGCCGGCGACATGGGCGTCGAGGGTGAAGTGCGGTCGTCGCGCTCGGGATTCCAGGGTGCGAGGTAATCGCGGTTGGCCGTCAGCAGGCGCGTCAGGGCCGCCGCATCATCGAGGCGTAGTGGACGGATCACCGCGACCGGTTCTGGTGCTCGCACTGCGGTTCAGTGTGCTCGACGACACCGACGACACCGACGACACCGACGACACCGACGACACCGACGGGACCGGCCGCGGGGCCGCGCCCGCCGACGGCGTGGCCGGATCTGGACCGGTCCGGAAGAGAGAGTCATGCCGGCGCCGCCGCCGGGCCTCTCCGGGCTGCCATTGTGGAAAGGCACGGTGCGACGGCGCGCCGCGCTGCCGGAGGTCGTCATGTCCCTGTCGCTCGTCCGCCGCTCCCTGCTGCTGACCGCCTGCGCCACCGCGGCGGGACTCGCCCTGAGCGGTACGGCCGTGGCCGCACCGCTGCAGGTCGAGCCGGTCGACCTGCCCGCGCCCCGGGTGCCCACGTACGCCGCCGATGTGAACGCCGCCGGGATCGTGGTCGGCGCCGCCTATGCGACCAACGACGAGGGTCGCTCCGGCGCCTGGGCCGCTCGCTGGCAGAACGGCGCGCTCACCCTCCTCTACCCGCCGGGGGCCATGGAGAGCCGGGCCACCTCGGTGAACCTGATCGGCGACATCGGCGGCAGCGCCATGGTGGACAACACCACCCGCGGCTTCGTCCGGCGCGGGGAAACCCTGGTCACGGTCCACCCGCCCGGAGCGGTCCGCAGCACCGTGATCGACCTCAACGAACGCAGGGACGCCCTGGTCAGCTGGGTGGACAGCGACCAGGCGACCGGCACGCGCCTGAGCCTTTGGCGTAACGGCACGTTCACCGAGATCACCCCGCCCGGCGAGGAAGTGGCGCCGGCTCTCGACGCGAACCAGGTCGCCTACCTGAACACGGTCGGGCAGGTCGCCGCGGTGTTCCGGCCCGTCGGAAGCACCGGACCGGGCGAAGCCCGGCTCTGGCAGGCCGGCCGTTTCACGACGATCACCAGGACCCCCGCCCGGCTGCAGGCGCTCAGCGAGCTCGGCCACGTGGTCGGTTCCCTGACCGGCCAGACCGGGAACTTCATAGCGTTCAGCTGGCAGCGGGGCCGGCTGACGAGGCTTCCCAGCGGTACAAGCGGTGTCGGCTACGCGGTGAACGAGCGTGGCCAGGTCGCCGGTGAGATCACCACGGCCGACAACGTCATCCACGCGGCGCTCTGGACCGGCGGCCGGCTCACCGACCTGGGCACGCTCGGCGGCCAGTACAGCACCGCCAGGGCGATCGACAACCTCGGCCGGGTGGCCGGCACGAGCCAGACCGGGACACCGGCCCAGCCCGGTTACGTGCACCCGTTCGTGTGGCAGCAGGGGACGTTCACCGATCTCACCCCGGACGAGGTGAGGAGGACGGAGGCGCACCTGCTCACCGACACAGGCTTCGTGGTCGGCAGCAGGATCACCTTCTCTAAGCCCGTCACGGTCTCGGTGGCCGTGGCCTGGCGGGTCAGCACGCCGTGACCGGCCCGACCGGTTCGCCGGTCGCCCACGGTCAGGGGATGCGGATCCGGTCGTCGACGCCTTCACCGAGCGTCCTTTCGGCGGTAACCCCGCCGGGGTGGTGCTCCTCGACGCTGATGCATTCCCCCGACCCCGGGTGCATGGGCCTGGTCGCCGCCGAGGTGAATCACGTCGAGGCGGCCTTCGCCCACCCGCTGCCGACCGGCGCCGAGGCCGACTGGGCGCTGCGCTGGTTCACGCCGGTCACCGAGGTGGCGTTGTGCGGCCACGCCACGCTCGCCGTCGCCTACGTGCTGCGCACCACCGGCGTCTCGACGGGCACCGTCCGGTTCGCCGCTCCGCGGCCAAGAGCGGATGTTCTTCCGCGTCGAGATACCTGTGTCGCGAGGCGTTGGAACTACCCCCTGGCGACGGCCATTGATTCGACGACACCCGGTCGGCTTCTCAGCGGGTAGGGACCCAAAACCGCAGCTTTTCGCCGCGCTGATCCTCAAGCACCCCACCGTTGTGCTCAATGACCTTCCGCGACGCCACGCTATCCACATCGCAGGTCACCAATGTCGGCGCGATGCCCAGGCCGGCCGCTACCGGAAGAGCAGCTCGCAGCATCTCCGTGGCGTGGCCACGGCGACGGGCCGACGGCCGGACGTCATAGCCGAGATGGCCACCCATCTCCCGGAGGCCGGGCGTCAATCGGTGCCGGACGGCGATCCGCCCGATATAGGTTCCCTCCTGCACCCACCACAACGTCGTCGCCGGCACGTACCCCTCGCGCCGCGGCGAGTCCTCACGCGCCTGGCCGATCAGCCAGTCCACATAACGCGCGAACCTACTCGACTCCGACCAGTCCGGCCCGAACTGGCGAATCTCCTCGCCCAGCGACGTCTCATCGCCGGTGCCACCGCGTCCCTCGCGCCGTCACCGCAGCAAGGAACGCCTCCCAGACGGCCACGGTGGGCACGCTCAAACTCGCCATGTCCCTACCGTTACCGACGCCCGGCCGAGGACGCATCTCCTTTCTCAGGTCCGTGCCCTCCTCTGTGCCCCAGCGGATCCGTAAGAGCTCACGCGCACCCGGCCCAGCCCGCTCGCCATACACCGACGCAGACCGACTCCCGCCCCTCCGACACCCAGGGCGGCACGAGAGCAAGTCTCATCTCTAAGCGAGGAGCAGGGGGTCGACTCGGTAGCAGACCGATTCTGCGGTACTTATTCGGCTAGCTGATTTCCATGATTCGCTTCCGTGGGATACCCCATCCTCTGGTAATAGCGGGAAGAACCGGTTGCATGCCGATCGTCGTTGGCGTCAGCCATCGCAGAGTCGCGGCTGATTGGCGCCAGAGCCGCAGGCTTATTTCAGCGTTCCACGGGTCGTTCCTGGCGACGAGTTCGCCATTGCGGTCATGAACCTGGACTTCGACCCATGCGTCGCCGTGGGAATCGAAGCGGTAGTGCGGAGTGGCACGGTGGCGCCTGTCGGGGCTGCTGCGAGTTGGTCCTTGCCAGCGGAGAAGGCAGCCGGCCTCGAGGCAGGCGCTGAAGGTCTCATCGAATCCAGCCGCCGGTACGCCGCGCGCGTCGGCCAGGCGCAGCAGGAGCGGCTGCAGCCACCGAAGATAAGCTTCCGGGCGGTCGACCAACGGACGTTCCAAGATCGCCGGATCGAGGACAGCCACGATACTTTCGCCACGTTCCCGGGGCGCGACTGCTTCGACCTCGAAATCCGCCTCCGGACCAGACGCGGTACCCGGCGAAAAGGCCTGGATAGAGATCCAGCCCGTGTGGGCAGGCACCGGCGTGGCCTCGCGCAACAGCTTGCTGTAGAGCTCGCACACTCCGACCGCCTGTCGCGCGAACACCTGATCCGGCGCCTTCCGCCGGCCCCACAATCGTGCCGGCCGCGCGTCGGTGTCCATGCGGACCTGGTTGTAGCGGGTACGCCACGTCACGAGGCCTCCAATGGGCGCGGGTCGCTAGGACTGGTCGGGTCAACGAGGCAGCGGCGGCAGCGGCGGCAGTCCAAACTTGTCGCGCACCAGGCCGAGCACCAGGAGAACGTCTTTCTCGACCTGGGCCCGCAGCATGTCTTTGGTCGGTGCCGTGATCCGCTCGGACCCGAAGTACACATCCGCCTGCGCCCGGTGCTTGGCCCGCCGCACTCGAGGCGGCTTGACGCCCTCGGTCTCAAAGCCGTAGTACATGTTCAACTCCAGCTCCGGCGTGCCTG
This window of the Cryptosporangium minutisporangium genome carries:
- a CDS encoding DUF998 domain-containing protein yields the protein MTTASEVPEAPAAASLSARPGQARASRLSGLCLTLAGIGVLMGSITAEALFDGAYTTHADTLSHLGASEPPDSVVTQPSAAIFDGTMLLTGVLILAGAWWMYRAAGPKAASIFTALLGTGVLGVGIFPLTHPGPHTVFAMTAFFSGGIAVILSARETEHPFRILWILLGAISLVAIALGIFLLDWAPVAQLGEGGIERWNAYPIVLWLVAYGSYLIAAPDRVKS
- a CDS encoding GNAT family protein, translating into MALTEEAAGRSLSLANREPCQRARRPGQPEPIIRGALQSASIGYWVGAAHTGRGFATAAVAQAVGLAFDQLQLHRMQAEILVHNAASEAVCARTAYSSTEPHPPT